One Pseudodesulfovibrio cashew DNA window includes the following coding sequences:
- a CDS encoding PTS sugar transporter subunit IIA, with the protein MKLGDYLVKDLILPNLTSDSKSGVLMELIAPVGKTEPEVDTDHAVRVLLDRERLGTTGIGDGIAIPHGKLENLEKVIVVAGRSPEGVDFEALDHRPCFIFFLVLAPEQMAGLHLRILAQISRVLKDEAFRKRFLEAEGRDELWNLLQDV; encoded by the coding sequence ATGAAACTCGGTGACTACCTGGTGAAGGATCTCATCCTTCCCAACCTCACCTCCGATTCCAAGTCGGGGGTACTGATGGAACTCATAGCCCCTGTGGGCAAAACCGAACCCGAAGTGGACACGGACCATGCGGTCCGTGTCCTTCTTGATCGGGAGCGGCTCGGTACGACCGGCATCGGCGACGGCATCGCCATCCCCCACGGCAAATTGGAAAACCTCGAGAAGGTCATCGTGGTGGCGGGCCGGAGTCCCGAGGGCGTCGACTTCGAGGCCCTGGACCACAGGCCGTGTTTCATCTTCTTTCTTGTTTTGGCCCCGGAACAGATGGCCGGGCTTCATCTGCGCATTCTGGCGCAGATTTCCCGTGTGCTCAAAGATGAGGCCTTCCGCAAGCGTTTTCTGGAAGCCGAAGGGCGGGACGAGTTGTGGAACCTGCTTCAGGACGTTTAA
- the rapZ gene encoding RNase adapter RapZ encodes MSSARNFPVVVVTGLSGSGKSTALKVFEDLGFFCIDGLPAGMAAKIAELIFNQDSKYRGLVLGMDMRQMEFTDCWNAALEQLAEIGVSPQVIFLETKQTELVRRYATTRRLHPLESQSLGLEQALEKERGLLEPIRRNADLVLDTTQYSVHDLRRVIQEKWTAIKELGKGMRVHIITFGFKYGVPTEADFVFDLRFLPNPYFEKELRPLSGQDKAIQDYVLGSDVGAGFNKKFLEFILYMLPLYADEGRYRITLALGCTGGRHRSVSVAESVLATLREKGYAVTIEHRHMELG; translated from the coding sequence TTGAGTTCTGCACGCAATTTCCCCGTTGTTGTGGTTACCGGTCTTTCCGGTTCCGGAAAAAGTACCGCCCTCAAGGTCTTTGAGGATCTCGGTTTCTTTTGCATCGACGGCTTGCCGGCTGGTATGGCCGCCAAAATTGCTGAGCTTATTTTCAATCAGGATTCCAAATATCGTGGGCTCGTCCTGGGCATGGACATGCGCCAGATGGAATTCACCGATTGCTGGAACGCGGCTCTTGAGCAACTGGCCGAGATTGGCGTCAGCCCCCAGGTAATCTTCCTCGAAACCAAGCAGACTGAATTGGTGCGCCGTTACGCAACCACGCGTCGACTGCATCCGCTGGAAAGTCAGTCCCTTGGCCTTGAGCAGGCCTTGGAAAAGGAACGGGGACTCCTGGAGCCCATCCGCAGAAATGCGGACTTGGTGTTGGATACAACCCAATACTCCGTGCACGACCTGCGCCGGGTAATTCAGGAAAAGTGGACGGCCATCAAGGAGCTCGGGAAGGGGATGCGCGTGCACATCATCACCTTCGGGTTCAAATATGGTGTCCCCACCGAGGCGGACTTTGTTTTCGATCTGCGTTTCCTGCCCAATCCCTATTTCGAAAAAGAACTGCGTCCACTCTCAGGTCAGGACAAGGCCATTCAGGATTATGTCCTGGGCAGTGATGTCGGCGCGGGATTCAACAAGAAATTTCTGGAATTTATTTTATACATGTTGCCCCTGTATGCGGACGAGGGGCGGTATCGCATCACCCTGGCCCTCGGTTGCACGGGCGGCAGGCACCGCTCGGTCTCGGTCGCCGAATCGGTGCTGGCGACCCTCCGGGAAAAAGGGTATGCAGTCACCATTGAACACAGACACATGGAATTGGGATGA
- a CDS encoding PTS sugar transporter subunit IIA has protein sequence MSMPDKDRKKNKPQVGVVVVTHGNFGQALLLAAEMVLGPQDDCLAIGVDVELGVDETMEAIQKAIRSVEKGRGVMVLTDLFGGSPTTMSLSLMDDENLEVITGVNLPMLVATLQARAMNLDALAENAKSAGVQGIKVAGAMLRKKTRK, from the coding sequence ATGAGTATGCCCGACAAGGACCGGAAGAAAAACAAGCCGCAGGTCGGCGTGGTGGTGGTTACCCACGGCAATTTCGGTCAGGCTTTGCTCCTGGCCGCCGAGATGGTGCTCGGCCCTCAGGATGATTGCCTGGCCATAGGGGTTGATGTGGAACTCGGCGTGGACGAAACCATGGAAGCCATCCAGAAGGCCATCCGGTCCGTGGAAAAGGGAAGGGGAGTGATGGTTTTGACCGATCTCTTCGGAGGCTCTCCAACGACCATGTCGCTTTCCCTGATGGACGATGAGAACCTTGAAGTGATCACCGGCGTCAACCTGCCCATGCTCGTGGCGACCTTGCAAGCCCGCGCCATGAACCTGGACGCACTGGCGGAAAACGCCAAATCCGCAGGTGTGCAGGGCATCAAGGTTGCGGGTGCCATGTTGCGGAAAAAAACCAGAAAATAG
- a CDS encoding PTS sugar transporter subunit IIB produces the protein MTLVRIDNRLIHGQIIETWLPYTGAETVIVANDELSVDALQQEIMSLAIPQSVTSRFVSIENLAGEMQAIFSGKESASVLVLFSSCPDAKRAYDSGFDFQSLNIGNVHYSPGKKQISPSVALSDDDESCLKQLSRKGVSLDFRCVPNDPIQVRF, from the coding sequence ATGACACTCGTGCGTATAGACAACCGGCTCATCCATGGCCAGATCATCGAGACTTGGTTGCCGTATACAGGGGCTGAGACAGTGATCGTCGCCAACGACGAGCTCTCCGTTGACGCGTTGCAACAGGAAATCATGTCCTTGGCTATTCCGCAGAGCGTCACCAGCCGATTTGTCTCGATTGAGAACCTGGCCGGTGAGATGCAGGCCATTTTTTCGGGCAAGGAGTCTGCATCGGTTCTGGTTCTTTTTTCTAGCTGTCCGGATGCCAAGCGAGCCTACGACAGCGGATTTGATTTCCAGTCGCTCAACATAGGCAATGTTCACTACAGCCCCGGAAAGAAACAGATTTCGCCAAGTGTGGCCCTGTCCGACGATGATGAAAGCTGCCTCAAGCAGTTGTCCAGAAAGGGCGTTTCACTTGATTTTCGCTGTGTGCCCAATGATCCGATTCAGGTGAGGTTCTGA
- a CDS encoding PTS sugar transporter subunit IIC, which produces MVRAGRFFFALFSLFRYSLSIGLLERPLVIGLLWGLFTGDMTTSLYIAIFFELFWLDLIPVGTYIPPHLTAATLAALSLTTYFGLEHPARIMGILFACMPLAWLGAKAEGLLRDQERGGYNRLLNWSRDPASPVVPTQLILKALLRTFAVSWFLFLASTLVLKFTFETLFSLYPTFLTSVGITWPHLWVAAMLGGLMSLRLRRAYGVLMGGVTLIAIFMFFGRF; this is translated from the coding sequence CTGGTTCGGGCTGGTCGCTTTTTTTTTGCCCTCTTTTCCCTGTTCCGCTATTCGCTGAGCATAGGTCTTCTTGAACGCCCGCTTGTGATTGGCCTGTTGTGGGGGCTATTCACCGGCGATATGACGACAAGCCTGTATATAGCAATTTTCTTTGAGCTTTTTTGGCTCGATCTTATCCCGGTCGGAACATATATCCCACCACATCTGACTGCGGCGACTCTGGCGGCGCTCTCCCTCACCACCTATTTCGGGCTTGAACATCCGGCACGCATCATGGGCATTCTGTTCGCTTGCATGCCGCTTGCGTGGCTCGGGGCCAAGGCCGAGGGATTGTTGCGTGATCAGGAGAGGGGAGGGTACAATCGTCTGCTGAATTGGTCTCGAGATCCAGCTAGTCCGGTTGTTCCTACCCAGCTGATACTCAAGGCGTTGCTTCGAACCTTTGCTGTATCCTGGTTCTTATTCCTGGCGTCCACCCTTGTTCTGAAATTCACATTTGAGACCCTTTTTTCCCTGTACCCCACATTCCTGACCTCGGTTGGTATCACATGGCCCCACCTATGGGTAGCCGCCATGCTTGGAGGCTTGATGTCCCTGCGATTGCGCCGGGCCTACGGAGTCCTGATGGGGGGGGTTACGCTCATCGCTATTTTCATGTTTTTTGGTCGTTTTTAG
- a CDS encoding manganese-dependent inorganic pyrophosphatase, producing MAILVVGHKNPDTDTVASALAAADLYTKRGMAAEAITQGEIAPETAFVLEKFGFAAPAIVTDATDKQIILVDHTDISQTIDNLDKGELVAVVDHHKLGDVTTSGPLEMWVWPVGCTGTVLKSMYDFYNVEIPANIAGILLCAILSDTVMFKSVTCTPADKDAVEALAKIAGVDDVMALGMEMFKVKSAVDGASASELVFRDYKDFDMSGNKVGIGQLEVVDLSMLDAHKDALQAEIEKVKADGRHSVFLLLTDIMKEGSEMLIASDDPSVVEKAFGVATDGAPVYLDGVMSRKKQVAPNFIKAFEG from the coding sequence ATGGCTATTCTGGTAGTAGGACACAAAAACCCCGATACCGACACCGTCGCTTCCGCGCTTGCCGCTGCTGATCTGTACACCAAACGTGGTATGGCAGCCGAGGCTATCACCCAGGGCGAAATTGCTCCCGAGACTGCTTTCGTGCTCGAGAAGTTCGGCTTTGCCGCTCCCGCAATCGTCACCGATGCCACCGACAAGCAGATCATTCTTGTCGACCACACCGACATTTCCCAGACCATCGACAACCTGGACAAGGGCGAGCTCGTCGCCGTCGTCGACCACCACAAGCTGGGCGACGTGACCACCTCCGGCCCCCTGGAAATGTGGGTCTGGCCCGTGGGCTGCACCGGCACCGTCCTGAAGTCCATGTACGATTTCTACAACGTTGAGATCCCGGCCAACATCGCCGGCATCCTGCTCTGTGCCATCCTGAGCGACACCGTCATGTTCAAGTCCGTCACCTGCACCCCCGCCGACAAGGACGCTGTTGAAGCCCTGGCAAAGATCGCCGGTGTTGACGATGTCATGGCTCTGGGCATGGAGATGTTCAAGGTCAAGTCCGCTGTCGACGGTGCCTCCGCCAGCGAGCTGGTTTTCCGCGATTACAAGGACTTCGACATGTCCGGCAACAAGGTTGGCATCGGCCAGCTGGAAGTCGTGGACCTGTCCATGCTGGACGCCCACAAGGATGCCCTGCAGGCTGAAATCGAAAAGGTCAAGGCTGACGGCCGTCACTCCGTCTTCCTGCTGCTGACCGACATCATGAAGGAAGGATCCGAAATGCTGATCGCCTCTGACGATCCGTCCGTGGTCGAGAAGGCCTTCGGCGTTGCGACCGATGGCGCTCCGGTCTACCTGGACGGCGTCATGAGCCGCAAGAAGCAGGTTGCCCCCAACTTCATCAAGGCCTTCGAAGGCTAA
- a CDS encoding transporter substrate-binding domain-containing protein has product MLFKNSFSHMVWLAIAALTTIFLVAGVATGEDEVLRCGLATGYPPYQFKDEKGNPAGIDVEVAKLLAKQMGVRIQFVQDSWDNVVTSLRLGRLDCICGMEINPKRRIMFEFTPPYYSRRVVVLVLARTKSVNSLEDLKWSVVAGDRHSYIERLLEKRGLKNKIRIHQTKSKDVSMQLLEEGNVLAMIAPKAVAHYLAKKHDVHIKVIEDSDPGSPVAVAVEKGNTKLMIRLQDALVKLEENGRLDAVFSKWNVSQSR; this is encoded by the coding sequence GTGCTTTTTAAGAACTCTTTTTCACATATGGTATGGCTCGCCATAGCGGCCTTGACGACAATTTTCCTCGTAGCGGGAGTGGCAACCGGGGAAGACGAGGTCTTGCGTTGCGGCTTGGCAACCGGGTATCCGCCATACCAATTCAAGGATGAAAAAGGCAATCCTGCGGGCATTGACGTGGAGGTAGCAAAACTCCTGGCCAAACAAATGGGAGTACGGATTCAATTCGTCCAGGACTCCTGGGACAATGTGGTCACATCTCTACGCCTGGGGAGGTTGGACTGCATCTGCGGCATGGAAATCAATCCGAAACGAAGGATTATGTTTGAGTTCACTCCCCCATATTATTCTAGGCGCGTCGTTGTGCTTGTCTTGGCTAGGACCAAATCCGTTAACTCCTTGGAAGACCTGAAATGGAGTGTCGTGGCTGGAGACCGCCATTCCTACATTGAACGCCTTCTCGAAAAGCGAGGACTCAAGAACAAGATCCGCATCCATCAGACAAAGAGCAAGGATGTATCCATGCAACTCCTGGAAGAGGGAAACGTGCTTGCAATGATAGCCCCCAAGGCCGTGGCCCACTATCTTGCCAAAAAACACGACGTCCATATCAAGGTTATCGAAGATTCCGACCCGGGGTCGCCCGTGGCTGTGGCGGTGGAGAAGGGCAATACCAAACTTATGATCCGATTGCAGGATGCCCTCGTCAAATTGGAAGAAAATGGCAGGTTGGATGCTGTCTTCAGTAAGTGGAATGTTTCCCAGTCGCGATAA
- the dapA gene encoding 4-hydroxy-tetrahydrodipicolinate synthase has protein sequence MELRGAFTALSTPFRNGEIDEESYRNFIEWQIEQGIDGLVPCGTTGEAATMTHEEQGRIIRICVEQAKGRVPVIAGAGSNSTKEAIVLTKLAKEAGADGALQITPYYNKPTPGGLVEHFKAIAAEVSMPFVIYNVPGRTGLNLLPEHLKMIVDAVPEAIAIKEATGNLNQGARVIELCGKDFNLLSGDDFTALPLLAVGGRGVISVISNIMPAEMSGMCKAFFEKDHDKALDLSLKMAPVNRAMFMETNPIPVKTSLNMMGLFPEASFRLPIVPLQEENKPKLEAVLKEAGIL, from the coding sequence ATGGAACTCAGAGGTGCATTCACCGCACTCTCGACACCATTCAGAAATGGTGAAATCGACGAAGAAAGCTATCGCAATTTTATTGAGTGGCAAATCGAGCAAGGCATTGACGGACTGGTTCCGTGCGGGACCACCGGCGAAGCGGCTACAATGACCCACGAGGAACAGGGCCGGATCATCAGGATTTGCGTGGAGCAGGCCAAAGGACGCGTACCGGTCATAGCGGGTGCAGGCTCCAACTCCACCAAGGAAGCCATCGTGCTGACAAAGCTGGCCAAGGAAGCCGGCGCCGACGGTGCTTTGCAGATCACACCATACTACAACAAGCCGACCCCTGGCGGTCTTGTCGAGCACTTCAAGGCCATTGCGGCAGAAGTCTCCATGCCGTTCGTCATTTACAACGTTCCCGGGCGCACCGGACTGAATCTGCTGCCGGAACACCTGAAAATGATCGTGGACGCCGTCCCCGAAGCGATCGCGATCAAGGAAGCCACGGGTAACCTGAATCAGGGCGCGCGCGTTATAGAATTGTGCGGCAAGGACTTCAACCTCCTGTCCGGCGACGATTTCACCGCCCTCCCCCTGTTGGCCGTGGGTGGTCGAGGCGTTATTTCGGTTATTTCCAACATCATGCCTGCAGAGATGTCCGGCATGTGCAAGGCCTTCTTTGAAAAGGATCACGACAAGGCCCTTGACCTCAGCCTGAAGATGGCACCGGTCAATCGCGCCATGTTCATGGAAACCAATCCCATTCCGGTGAAAACTTCACTGAACATGATGGGCCTGTTCCCCGAGGCTTCTTTCCGCCTGCCGATCGTTCCGCTCCAGGAGGAAAACAAGCCCAAGCTGGAGGCTGTGCTCAAGGAAGCGGGCATCCTCTAA
- a CDS encoding UshA-like (seleno)protein family 2, protein MRRIICCFLAAAFFLTCRPAQAEQSLLTILYSANTYGTVRPCPSUGGKTLGGVARRATYFFDVHKAGSPRVLVSGGWEFMRPKGDLPSPELVAGLAKAYDLMKYDVAMLGRNEADFFAKAGIAPDRNRKTAEEEPFTVIHTSEGASVGFLRFPSLGEGENIPSPKLIDRITASIKTKRDNVDLLVALSDWGWVGEREYLGQNPEYVPDILLGSGLGSGVVGRLLADRRCAWYRPYDKGMTVIEAQVLAWPDRTKPFAWSEPDNLRSLSIGLGDQYPDNPEVSKILQ, encoded by the coding sequence ATGCGACGAATCATATGCTGCTTTCTTGCGGCGGCCTTCTTTCTTACCTGTAGGCCGGCGCAGGCTGAGCAGTCCCTGCTGACCATCCTGTATTCGGCAAATACGTATGGCACCGTCAGGCCATGTCCCTCCTGAGGTGGTAAGACCTTGGGTGGCGTGGCCCGGCGGGCCACATATTTTTTTGATGTACACAAGGCAGGCTCTCCGCGTGTTCTCGTATCCGGCGGGTGGGAGTTTATGCGCCCAAAAGGCGACCTCCCCTCACCGGAATTGGTCGCCGGGCTTGCAAAGGCTTACGATCTCATGAAGTATGACGTGGCCATGTTAGGCCGCAATGAAGCCGACTTTTTCGCCAAGGCGGGAATCGCTCCGGACCGAAACAGAAAAACCGCAGAAGAAGAACCCTTCACGGTTATCCACACCTCCGAAGGCGCTTCCGTGGGCTTCTTGCGTTTTCCCTCTCTGGGAGAAGGTGAAAATATCCCCTCGCCCAAGCTAATTGACCGCATCACGGCATCGATCAAGACGAAGAGGGACAACGTGGACCTGCTTGTTGCCTTATCTGATTGGGGCTGGGTCGGCGAACGGGAATATCTGGGACAAAACCCCGAGTATGTCCCCGACATCCTGCTGGGCAGCGGGTTGGGGTCCGGGGTGGTAGGACGGCTATTGGCAGACCGCCGGTGCGCATGGTACCGCCCATATGACAAAGGAATGACGGTGATCGAGGCTCAGGTGCTAGCCTGGCCTGACCGCACTAAACCCTTTGCCTGGAGTGAACCAGACAATCTGCGCTCCCTTTCCATTGGATTGGGCGACCAGTATCCGGACAATCCGGAAGTAAGCAAGATTCTACAATAA
- a CDS encoding HU family DNA-binding protein has product MNKSELIKALSEQKKMHVDEATKVVGAFVDSVKEALLRGDRVEIRGFGSFKIKDYEGYTGRNPKTGSVVQVRPKKLPFFRPGKELKEYIND; this is encoded by the coding sequence ATGAACAAGAGCGAATTGATCAAGGCTCTGTCCGAACAGAAGAAAATGCACGTTGACGAGGCCACCAAGGTGGTCGGAGCCTTCGTGGATTCCGTGAAGGAAGCTCTGCTGCGCGGCGACCGGGTTGAAATTCGCGGCTTCGGAAGCTTCAAGATCAAGGACTACGAGGGGTACACGGGACGTAATCCCAAAACCGGAAGCGTCGTCCAGGTCCGCCCCAAAAAGCTCCCCTTCTTCCGTCCCGGAAAAGAGCTGAAAGAATACATCAACGATTAG
- a CDS encoding MinD/ParA family protein — MNENKTLSLSIMSGKGGVGKTNIVLNLGYALHQANMTAMLMDCDLGLANLDVLLGISPERNLHDLLQTGVDAEDVLVSIEDGFDMLPATSGVPELVEMDEDMQDILFRKLLTLAGEYDYIMLDLGAGISHTVLSLAAITQLRIVVVTPEPTSLTDSYAMIKVLATQHGIKDFLIIVNQATSAKEAKITFERLAAACRNFLNIELSNLGFIHQDSTLIESVRRQTPLLKFAPDCKASKDIKGLAQKLMRYRQDNSEKIANRPILKDFFSA, encoded by the coding sequence ATGAACGAAAACAAGACCCTCAGTCTTTCCATCATGAGCGGCAAGGGCGGCGTCGGCAAGACCAATATCGTCCTCAACCTCGGCTACGCTCTTCATCAGGCCAATATGACCGCCATGCTCATGGATTGCGACCTCGGACTCGCCAACCTCGACGTCCTGCTCGGCATTTCGCCCGAACGCAACCTGCACGACCTACTGCAAACCGGCGTGGACGCCGAAGACGTCCTGGTCTCCATTGAAGACGGCTTCGACATGCTGCCGGCCACCAGCGGTGTGCCTGAACTGGTTGAGATGGATGAAGACATGCAGGATATCCTGTTCAGAAAGCTGCTGACCCTGGCCGGGGAATACGACTATATCATGCTCGACCTGGGGGCAGGCATCAGCCATACGGTCCTCTCCCTGGCGGCCATAACGCAGCTGCGGATCGTGGTGGTCACTCCGGAACCGACCTCGCTCACGGACAGCTATGCCATGATCAAGGTCCTCGCCACCCAGCACGGAATCAAGGATTTCCTGATCATCGTCAACCAGGCGACCTCGGCCAAAGAGGCGAAAATCACCTTTGAGCGGCTTGCGGCGGCCTGCCGTAACTTCCTGAATATCGAACTGAGTAACCTCGGTTTCATCCATCAGGACAGCACGTTGATTGAATCAGTACGTCGCCAGACCCCACTGCTCAAATTTGCGCCAGACTGCAAGGCAAGCAAGGATATCAAGGGGTTGGCACAGAAACTTATGCGATATCGCCAGGACAATTCGGAGAAGATCGCCAATCGCCCCATCCTCAAGGATTTTTTCAGTGCATGA
- a CDS encoding GGDEF domain-containing protein yields the protein MHTENNPKLPLDALAKELASLQSELGDLFPLSGDDASEAVWVFRQFQGITPADWKTLSAQRDFSGWLTLPLDGDAYPHLKQFQETLERLAYQTEHDPLTGLANRRAFDRTLDIEMERSKRSRTPLSLAIFDLDNFKSINDTYGHQKGDEVLETFARMLKDTTRRYDLAARYGGEEFALIMAGSGVVKAQRLLNRLLSELRLVEFDKPDGAGSFSVTCSVGLTCFKGSAAMDVEEFVKLADDALYEAKTSGKDQVRVSKLPFADNVPNDTLVHANEKQFLFGGK from the coding sequence ATGCACACGGAAAACAATCCTAAACTCCCCCTTGATGCACTCGCCAAGGAGTTGGCGTCCCTGCAAAGCGAACTGGGAGACCTCTTCCCGCTCAGCGGGGATGATGCGTCGGAGGCGGTGTGGGTCTTTCGCCAATTTCAGGGCATAACTCCTGCCGACTGGAAAACGCTGTCGGCCCAGCGCGACTTCTCGGGATGGCTGACCCTCCCCCTGGACGGAGACGCGTACCCCCATCTCAAGCAGTTTCAGGAGACCCTGGAACGTCTCGCCTACCAGACCGAACACGATCCGCTGACTGGCCTGGCCAACAGGCGTGCCTTCGATAGGACGCTGGACATAGAGATGGAGCGCTCAAAACGGAGCAGAACGCCGCTTTCCCTTGCCATTTTTGATCTCGACAATTTCAAGAGCATCAACGATACCTACGGCCACCAGAAAGGGGATGAGGTGCTGGAGACCTTTGCCCGCATGCTCAAGGACACGACGCGTCGATACGATCTTGCGGCCCGTTACGGGGGTGAGGAGTTCGCCCTGATCATGGCCGGCTCCGGCGTGGTCAAAGCGCAACGCCTTCTCAACCGGCTTCTGTCTGAACTTCGGCTGGTTGAGTTCGACAAACCTGACGGGGCCGGGAGTTTTTCCGTGACCTGCTCCGTGGGGCTTACCTGTTTCAAGGGATCGGCGGCCATGGATGTCGAAGAATTCGTCAAACTGGCCGACGACGCGTTGTATGAGGCTAAAACATCCGGCAAGGACCAGGTGCGCGTCTCGAAGCTTCCTTTCGCTGACAACGTTCCCAACGACACCCTGGTCCACGCAAACGAAAAGCAATTCCTGTTTGGTGGGAAATAA
- the prfB gene encoding peptide chain release factor 2 (programmed frameshift) — protein sequence MTEYPELKTRSSDLIQQFDSLWGRLDYAETKTRLDEIEKELSKPGAWDKPDELTPVLKEKSQLSTKLDMYDGLAEAKDDLDAWLELAQEEPDEEVLSALESQLGVFKSRLAGTELATMFAFEHDKNNAILEIHPGAGGVESQDWAEMLLRMYTRYGERKGFKVTQLDFQHGDEAGIKSVTLQMEGLYAYGLLKGESGVHRLIRISPFDSSGRRHTSFASVDVYPDMDEDIEIEVKDEDLRIDTFRSSGPGGQSVNKTSSAVRITHIPTGIVAQCQNEKSQHRNKATALRLVKARLYERELKKIEESRKQDYEAKEAIAWGSQIRTYTLQPYRLVKDHRSNSEIGNVDAFLDGDLDEMIRNHLLFIHAHGKQS from the exons ATGACCGAATATCCAGAACTCAAGACGCGCTCCTCGGACCTGATACAACAGTTCGACTCCCTCTGGGGGCGTCTT GACTACGCTGAAACCAAAACCCGGCTGGATGAAATAGAAAAGGAACTTTCCAAGCCGGGAGCCTGGGACAAACCGGACGAACTCACCCCAGTACTCAAGGAAAAAAGCCAACTCTCCACGAAGCTGGACATGTACGACGGCCTGGCCGAAGCCAAGGACGACCTCGACGCATGGCTTGAGCTTGCCCAGGAAGAACCGGACGAAGAAGTGCTGTCGGCATTGGAATCTCAACTTGGCGTGTTCAAGTCCCGCCTTGCCGGAACTGAACTGGCTACCATGTTCGCCTTTGAGCACGACAAGAATAACGCGATCCTTGAAATCCATCCCGGAGCGGGCGGGGTCGAGTCCCAGGATTGGGCGGAGATGCTCCTGCGCATGTACACCCGCTACGGCGAGCGCAAGGGGTTCAAGGTCACCCAACTCGACTTCCAGCACGGCGACGAAGCGGGCATCAAGTCGGTCACCCTTCAGATGGAAGGACTCTACGCGTACGGCCTACTCAAGGGCGAAAGCGGCGTGCACAGGCTCATCCGCATCTCTCCATTCGACTCTTCGGGCAGGCGCCACACCTCATTTGCATCGGTGGACGTCTATCCCGACATGGACGAGGACATCGAAATCGAGGTCAAAGACGAAGACCTGCGCATCGACACCTTCCGATCAAGCGGTCCCGGCGGACAGAGCGTCAACAAAACCAGTTCGGCCGTCCGCATCACTCACATTCCCACTGGCATCGTGGCTCAATGCCAGAACGAAAAATCCCAACACAGGAACAAGGCCACCGCGCTCAGACTGGTCAAGGCCCGACTCTACGAACGGGAACTCAAGAAGATCGAGGAAAGCCGAAAGCAGGACTACGAGGCCAAGGAGGCCATCGCCTGGGGCAGTCAGATACGGACTTACACCCTCCAGCCCTACCGGCTGGTCAAGGACCACCGTTCCAATTCCGAAATAGGCAACGTGGACGCGTTCCTGGACGGCGATCTGGACGAGATGATCCGCAACCACTTATTATTCATCCATGCACACGGAAAACAATCCTAA